TTTTTCGTTcaattagggtttttttttttgttcaattagGGTTTTAGTTTCTGGGTTCAAAGTCTTGGgctttttttatatgaaagtgTGTATCTTTAATCAGattcaaaaaaaatgataaaaaataaaaaaattggtaatAAATTTGCAGCTAGAAAAACATATGGTttgttaaccaaaaaaaaaaaggatttgcTTTATAATAGTGAAGACTTTGAATATATAATACTATcatcaaaatattattgttggtcgaaattataaatatttatataaatgagACAAAGTCAACACTGATAATAACACACTTGCTAGTGCTAAATTAAGAGAATATGAACAAATATTTCAATTTGCAACTCTAGTCTACTTCATTTACATGTTGAATGACTGGAATTGGTGGTTATTGTTCTTCTCATCAGCCAAAAATCCATTCATTGTTATTGGTGGCAAGATTTGTGAAGATTGTGACACATTCTGAGATTGATGAGAAAGAATGTCTTTTAAATTAGTCTCATATTGAAGTTGATCAATCCAATTCTCAACCTCAATAAAATCATCCCAATTAATAAGATCACCATCTTTGCTGATTTGATTTGTAGAATCCACAATAACATTCTTTTCTTTAGAATCCATAACCGCAACTTGATTTGTAGTAGAACAATCTAGAGACACATTAACTTGGCTAGTAGAATCCATAATCACCCCATTGTTGTTTGCCACAAAATAAGTAACATTTGGATCAAACTTagggttttgagtttgatatACCAAATTATCATGATGAAGAGCATAATCATGATTAGGAATGTTGTTCATGAAATTGAGTTGACTTTGACTTTGGTCAACATTGAAGTTGCTACCATTATCTTGATTACTCTCCTTCAACATGTCAATTCTTTTCTTACAAGCTTCAATTTTAGTGTTCACCAAAGCAATGAACTCCATCAATTGGTTCCCATCTAAGGTGGTAAAAATTGGATCCATGGTAGGATACTTGAATTTGAGTACCTTCTTTCTCAATTTAGAAATCTCAGCCTCAATCATGATCTTCTTGTTCTTGAAaaattcttcttcatcaaaGATTATGGGGCGTGTCTCATTGTTCTTTTGAACCTCGTATTTTTCAATTATGGATTGCACCTTTGAATGTTCTTGTGGCCAAATCATTGGTTGAGAAGAATCATCTCCATAAATAATTAGACAAGCTTCAACTTTACATAACTTTGAAAATGTTGCAATTTTCTTCATGATTCCATCTTTTCTTTGCATGAAAGAAATTTTACGTTCTCGTTCGTTTTTGATGCATTCATAGACCGTTTTTCCACGACCcatctaaaattaagaaaatattccaaaatattaaacatatatatcattattaatcataatataaaattaattacataattacacaaaaaaaaaataaaaaaatcattcaaagTTCTTAATTCTCAAGGTTGTCAAAattgtattattaaaaaaataaatacaaaagaagaattattatattttaatcgaacaaaaaagaaaattaagaaaccATTCATAGCTACAACATGTCTTGTAGATAAgcaaaaacaagaaagaaaataagaaagaagataATAGCAAAGAAAATACATGTAAACTAAAGTTCAtgttaattttgaataaaatagaaataagaacatTAATACCTTCGGCTTCAATGGCTGACCTCAGATTGTTGTTTGAGTAAATATGAAGTGAATTGGTGAAAACTAAACATCAACTTATCATATTGTTTCATTAAACCCAACTAGCctcttatatatatagtttttctTATTTGTTGGAAATACGATttgtttaaaaaagaaaaaaatatttggccATCACTACTTAAAGATTACCGAAAATCTTTGATTGAGAAATATATCCATCGAGGAGATGAATCctattataaatttatgtaCAAAAGATTTATTCATATTGACcgaatatttaattaattaatgtagATATTTATATAATTCAACCACAAAATAGAGGGACTATAATTAATGTTGCAAGGATTCATAAGAAACAAATCGACACAAAATCCAAAGATGGGTCAGTTCAACTAATTTAAGCCCATTTTGATTAAATTTGTGGACcgggctaattttttttatttatctatagtTTTTAAAATGTATGGTTTTTCATCACCCAAAAAATATGTACATTTCTTGAAACAATATATGTTTTcataaccaaaaaaataacgcattatttcaaatcaaaatatatggttcattttgatgtatttaatattgtaaaaaaaattagttatttttttaaatgttcaATTTTTGTATTCTAAGAGTATTTGGtagaaaaattctaaaatattatgaaattatttattctaaaaactTAAATTGATAGGAGAAGACAATATTAATGGTTAtaaattatatctctaatattatTAGCAAcattaatgattatatctctaacattctttttttgtatt
This sequence is a window from Arachis duranensis cultivar V14167 chromosome 2, aradu.V14167.gnm2.J7QH, whole genome shotgun sequence. Protein-coding genes within it:
- the LOC107476111 gene encoding agamous-like MADS-box protein AGL80, whose translation is MGRGKTVYECIKNERERKISFMQRKDGIMKKIATFSKLCKVEACLIIYGDDSSQPMIWPQEHSKVQSIIEKYEVQKNNETRPIIFDEEEFFKNKKIMIEAEISKLRKKVLKFKYPTMDPIFTTLDGNQLMEFIALVNTKIEACKKRIDMLKESNQDNGSNFNVDQSQSQLNFMNNIPNHDYALHHDNLVYQTQNPKFDPNVTYFVANNNGVIMDSTSQVNVSLDCSTTNQVAVMDSKEKNVIVDSTNQISKDGDLINWDDFIEVENWIDQLQYETNLKDILSHQSQNVSQSSQILPPITMNGFLADEKNNNHQFQSFNM